The Hoplias malabaricus isolate fHopMal1 chromosome X2, fHopMal1.hap1, whole genome shotgun sequence genomic interval TGAAAAATTCAGGTAGTTCCAGGCTTATGGTGTCATTATCAAGTGGAAGGAGATAGAAAGCCCACTCGTCAGTAGTCACATCTGCAGAAAAAGTCAATACATATCCACTCAGATTCCAGGTTTCAGTTGAATAACTCTGAGATTTTATATGAAAAAGCACAAACACCTACCTCCATAAACCCCCTGCTCCTCCAAAACAGTCTCACATGCGTAGAACTGCAAGGAAAAGCAACTGTAACATGTTTGCTTTTGTTGATCCAATTCCCATGATACTTTCACAAGTGTAAAGCTGCTCTGTGACAATGTGCATGGGGCATTGCTATACAAATCAATCTAAATGAGTTAAGTgttggtgtgtgaatgtgggggAAGGGTGTATTCAATGACATTACGGCCCTCCACCTGCAATAGCTTACCTTTTGAGGGGTGAATATGATCTTGTATCTTCTGACTCTCCCAGCTGCCTTGTCTGTGTTAACTATATCTGCAAACATCGATAAAAACGTTCATTGTTCTTAACGATTATTGACCGTTGTTATGCTACGTCATGAGATATTGTGCTATTATGAATATAGCCTGCTAACCTGCAATCCATTTCACAGTCTGTATTCGAGGACGTATTAAGAAGCACAATCTACAAAAGAGAAATCATGAACAAGAAAATATACACTGTACATTTTTTGTAGTGAGAAGCTTGGCTATGAGTCTTTGCTGAGAATGACTCTAACATAAGGCAACACAGATGAAGGACAGAATTCTATAGAAAAAAACGCAAAACCTGAGACACTATTTGCAAAAAAAGTATAAGCAATAGGCTGTGATGTGTTTTCAAGAAGGAAGTTACAATTCCTGTTGTATCTGTAGTGCTACTGTGGTAACAATAACATACTTACTGATCTGAAACACTGACGACAGGCTTGAATTCGACTTTATACAATTTGTCCACTTCATGTTGCTGTATAAAATACAAAGACAATTGCGGATGATCGTGCTGGGTGTTTGCACTGTCCTTAATAGATATCAAATTATAAGACACAAGAAGGAGTAAGCAGTCTTTTATTCAGACACTATTGATCTGGATGTAACAGGGATTCTGTACTAAAGCTGTTATAACATGACCCACTCTATGAAACCTACATTGGTTCATTCGGGGACTACTAAATGAAGTTTGAATCTTTGTGCAGTGCATGTCGTATTGGTAATATCCCTACCTTGAGTGTTGTGACATTTGCTATTCGGTCCAGTGGGCTCATCAAATCAGCATCAATAAACAAGTCCTTCTTTCCTGGAAGCTAGCagacaaaatacaaataaacatacattttgATAACAGTTTATAAGATGTTGATCACTTGTTTGAGGCACAGTGATAAATGGTACCTGTTCCAGCAGGTAAATGAGCTGGTCCTTGGCCAGTCTTTTAAGTAAAGCAAAGTCTGGAAGTTCAGGAGCATCCCTCCTCCCTGTGTGAGCCATGTGGGACTCCACACAGCTGTGTTTCTGTtcattcaaaaaaataaataaataaacatataaaataatgtgatcactgtgaaaaaaaatagatatagGGACAGCGCTACACATTTAGCAGCagcagattttttatttttcctataTTCTGGACACTCAGAGGCgttcaaaatacatttaatttcagtagttttttaacctttaatttaaccagGCACGTCATTAAGAACATAACCTTATTTGCAGCCCTTTATATATAAAGGGGAAACAgataaagtataaaacatttgctTAAATGATtagattttcttttatttatgtgGTACTTGTGtcctttaatttgttttaagaaAGGATTTGctcattttacattaaacattGTTAGACAGATATAACAATACTGTTGTTTGTCTATTAATTTACGTTCCTATAGGCTGTAGTTTCAAAGGTGAATTATTTCAGCGCAGCTACCGCTGAATAGGTGTGGCTAAAAACTACAACGCCCATGACACATTGCAAAAACAACTGTCAACCATATGCTTAGGACATTATAAATCCCTAAACTAAGATCTTTATAGAAAATAGCGctataaaactatatataataCACTGATACAATATTGGGCTGCTTCTGTAATTTGTGATGACTAATATTTACCCTGTTTGATGGCAGGTGCTACATCAAGCTACCTTAGGgatgttctgtgtttttattttactgatatAAAATACCTCAGAGCATTCTGACCAGTACTGAATGCAAGTTGCAATCGAGCAGACCTCAAACCGTGCGTTATTTCATAAAATCGGAgctaaacaaagaaaacactcaTATCACTAACCTTAATGACAGATGGAATAAATTTTCTGGCTATTTTCTTATGAACGGTAACAGTTCATCTCAGAGAGCGTGGATTTAAAGAGATACatgtatgttattattattatccaacGCACCTAAACTATGTTTTACACATAATACTAAAAACTCTAGCATTATTAATAGATTTTAACCTCACCTCTTTGCTTACGGAAGAAACAGGAATCAAGTCATCCGTTTCTACACGGAAGCATTTGAGGAGCGCACATTGTAGTGAATCGGATTAAATGATTCAGCTCACCAGACGAGTCGAAAAGAATCAGATTCCAAACCGCTCTTCTGAATCGTGTTCTGTTTCCATGTATAAGCTTAGTGTCGTaacttaatattttatttaaacttaaaataaaatcttcaCTTCACCCTACcctctaatttaaaaaaaaatccagataaaaaaaaacaaaaattgttcTAGTATTTGAGTCGATTCCCAAAGTTCACCTAACTCTGATAAAACCGACTCTTTCGTGAATGACACCCGACTGGCTTACGCTTACACTAGCattacagacacaaacacagagatgtgAGGCTGAGGCTGAGACAGAATTTGTCAAATCACCACCGTAACTTTATTTTAACCTTTCCTAAAATAAACCTCTGTGTTTAACCTGCTGTACGAAAATAACCTCTGTACTCAGGTAGGTGACTTCATTTTAAAAGTCCGTCCTTTAAAAAAATCCGTCCTATTGGTTAGATTGGGTCACTGAGACAGATTTAACCTGCTGCTGCGAATAAACTCTTTAAATCAGCACAACGggttattaattattaactaACGAAGAAATGTTGTTATTTcactcattttttaaaatggcctTGAAGTGAAAGTGAAATTGTGAAGGTATTTAAGTTAGTTATTTTCCAGAATTTAAcatatttcaatataaaatgttagaCCAAACGTATAGGGTTTGATTAggcctttaaaataaaagtatatatttttttaccatCAGCATGTTGGCAGTGGGCCATTAACTCCTATggatgtatgtatatatatattaaacaataCCTTTTTAAATTGTGGTATAAGTCTGTAATTAAGCAGGACAAGCATTATCAACATGTACTTCACGTTTAGTTTCACTCTTCTAAACTAAATGGTATAATGAGTCTCTCTACCACATAAgtatattacattaaataaaattatttttgtttgtgtcctgtGAATTAAGACATGAGTTCAGACGCAGTTATCCTGTTGGAGACCCTAAACTTTGCTGCAGAGAAACATCGAAACCAACGTCGGAAAGATCCACAGGCTACTCCCTACATCAACCATCCTATAGGTGACATACTTGTTTACTCATGGTGATGAATTTCCTTTTGTTCTGAATGTCGTCAGAGTAAAAATATTCTAACCGATCACATCACTTAGCTTTGTGTGTCAGATTTTACACCCAATAAAATTTATCCAGATTTGATTGTGAATGTAATGgtcatttttatatgtctctgttgaaagacctctgtatattcatttaatttcGTCAACAGAACccacaaactaagtgtatgtcaggtcagttcgaggtcagtgctttatcagaacaAACATTCTATTCCTCATCTTGTATTTGTCAAACTAAGATGTCTCTAAgaaaactaagcttgcagaaacactGAGTAAATATCTAATGGTATTGACATATAAACTACTGatataaactctctgtgaaaacacctcatttgtccacattcacatactctgtGCAATTGTAtattgaccaccttaaggttaaataaactaccttctgattgcaaatgctgtattagatttcaattcttaacacttgtacttattttctccaccacagtgaaaaaaaacataaatactaGAGAGACTCCAGTAGCTTTAAAGCCTAAATCTATTTGTATCACTAAATTGTATGAAAAATAATTAGCACTGTATATTTGCATATGATGAAATCACCTTTATTCACTTCTCACAGGGGTGGCACGGATCTTGAGTCATGAAGGAGGAATCACAGACATTGAAGTTCTACAAGTGAGTCTTAAACATtataagttatatatatatatatatatatatatatatatataataaattaaatataacaaGTCCCAGACTAAAAGTGCTAATAATTATGAACTGAACTAGATGTTGAAAGAATGTCTATATGTTGTCCTCTGTTGTTCAGGCAGCATTACTTCACGACACCGTGGAAGACACGGACACAACTATTGAAGAGTTGGAGGCTCTGTTTGGAAGCACAGTATCAAGGATTGTCCAGGAAGTGACAGACGATAAAACACTCTCAAAACAAGAAAGGAAACGATTGCAAGTGGAGCATGCGCCTCACTGCAGTCAGCAGGCCAAACTGGTCAAACTAGCTGATAAACTCTACAATTTACGAGACCTTAATCGCTGTACACCCACGGGTAGATCATATTCTCCCACTGTTCAGAAATGTGTCATTACAGCTCATGCTTTgaatttatattacattttatttaatgattgATTGTCTTTTGTGGACTTACAGGTTGGACAGAGGAACGTGTTCAGGAATATTTCACATGGTCTTCCCAGGTAGTAAGAGGGCTTCAAGGAACTAATTCTGCACTTGAACAAAAACTACAGCTGCTCTTCAATGAGAGaggaattaaaatataaaactaataaataacaaaagcaAGCTTGTAAGTCCTGGAATGATTTGCCAGTGTCATTTAAgtataaacaatatttatggATCAGATCATGCACTTTCATtgatgaataaaaatgagaaatgattgtaaatgtgcatgtgtgtgtgtctgtgattgAGTCAGAATGAACTATGATTTAATTACCATTGTGTAACCTCTGGGCAGGAATTGTcgtatccattcattcatccatccatccatccatccatccattaattatctgtaacccttatccagttcagggtcacagtgggtccagagcctacctggaatcattgggcgcaaggcaggaatacaccctggagggggcgccagtccttcacagtccattcactcacacctatggaaacttttgagtcgccaatcgacctaccaacgtgtgtttttggactgtgggaggaaacccactcggacacggggagaacacaccaacacctcacagacagtcacccggaggaaacccacgcagacacagggagaacacaccacactcctcacagacagtcacccggaggaaacccacgcagacacagggagaacacaccacactcctcacagacagtcacccggaggaaacccacgcagacacagggagaacacaccccactcctcacagacagtcacccggagtgggaaccGTGCTGCCCTTATTCATTCATGAATGCATGAAAAGGCATTGTTCCAAATATGTATTATTACAAGAATATCTTAAATTAATAGTTCATTGATATTTATATCCTGTGTCCAGTTGAGTTTGTATAAGGGAAACAGCTTAAAATTAGATGTCAAATACTTAGATCTGAGTTTTTTAAACACTTCTGCGTTACTACTAGTCTGAATATATTAAGATGTTCAGCATCACTGTTGTATCTGATTCATttataccagtgcaacacaacACTAagaaacacatcagtgtcactgcagtgctgagaaagaCCAACCACCCAAGTCATACCTGTTGTATGATGGTCCTGGTTCCACTGAGGAACACAATGAAtcatatgcagagcaacatacagTCTATAGTTTGTAGAACTGCAAACTGAATCTACATGACCACTGGAGCTGttaaaatttacaaaaaaatgtgtgtgttttgttggttttaatgtatTGCCTGATCGGTGTATTGTCTGGACTGTAAATATATGGTAGGAACGTTAAAGCTGAGGTGTTGTTTCCGGAGGGACACCGATCCTGGCTTGAGGACGGTAAACAAGGAACGTAGCGCAGATtaaaccttttttatttattggttcTGGTTTATTAACGGCTCAAAAATGTCTGGACAAAACGCTTTAAACGCGAAGCAGCCTCCAATCCAGTCCACAGCCGGAGCTGTGCCGATCAGAAATGAGAAAGGTAACGGACACATTGAAGCAACGCATATCAGCTTTGGTTCTTCTTCGAATattccggtccaccttaaatagcttTGAGAGGGAATGGAACCgctgtaccatttaaggtggaatggacagtTCCGGCATGAAGTCAGTTTTAGCCTCGTGCTAAAGCAGCAGAAATATGGCAGTTTGTGTTACGTGGAattaaataaactaaattaTCAGTATTTAAAAAGCCCTGATAACCCATTACATGTCTTTAATTGGAGATTTGCATTTAATAAGGTTCATACCGAAGTGTAATTTCAGAGATATCGTTTGTGAAAATGTTAATTCCACACAAACGCACTgatatgttttgttgttgttgttctacaGAAAAACTGACCATTAAACCCACACGTCCTTAATTAAAAGTTGGTGATAGTAAATTGTTGGTAAATCAGGGAACATGGCGATAAGTGTCCACTGGAGACTCTTTCTTCACATTGTTCATGTCcataacatttttattgcaaTTTATGGTAATATTGCAGGAATCGGGCAGtgtattcataaatatttgatggtttttacattttcttttgaaGCAAATTCTCTTCTAAATTTTAGCTTACAATTGAACTTTCTGATTCTACACAGTCAAACTTAACATTTTAGCctgtttaaatattattgttacGTAGTTTATTATATGATGTTGTTATGTGTGACAAAAACTCTCTGATTAGTTGACAGAGAGATTTTTCACTGACTGTGAATAAGTTTTACTTGACAAGgttgtttaataaaatatatgtcaGTGTTAAATGTTAACTGATAATCAGAAGTTTACACGTATTTTCTggatattaaaaacattttatcttTTTTCCCGTTTATCCTCACAGGTGAAATTTCTATGGAAAAGGTGAAGGTGAAGCGATATGTGTCAGGAAAGCGTCCAGATTATGCCCCGATGGAGTCCTCCGATGAGGAAGAAGAGGATTTCCAGTTTGTTAAGAAAGGCAAGGATGCCGAACCAGAAATGGAAATGGAAGAGGAGGAAGTATCGGATCCTCGTCTTCGACGTCTTCTGAACCGTGCATCAGAAGACGTTGAAGAAAGGTATGTTTatttgtgctctctctgtggttGTCTTATATTCATTTGCAACTGTGTTATGCTAAATGCCTGTTTTTTGTTCCTTTCTAAGGCTTGCACGACACAGACAAATTGCTGAACCAGAGCTGATTGCTGAGAGCAGTGAGGATTCAGATGAGGGAACCTGGCACCCTGAGCGTGAGGAGAGCAGTGAAgatgaggaagaagaggaggaagtgGATGATGAGGTGAGGTTCtcaataaattaatgttaaGTCAGTTTTCAGTAACCTCATTTCTTTGCTTTTTTGGGTTCAAAATGCACTTC includes:
- the LOC136677238 gene encoding guanosine-3',5'-bis(diphosphate) 3'-pyrophosphohydrolase MESH1-like, which produces MSSDAVILLETLNFAAEKHRNQRRKDPQATPYINHPIGVARILSHEGGITDIEVLQAALLHDTVEDTDTTIEELEALFGSTVSRIVQEVTDDKTLSKQERKRLQVEHAPHCSQQAKLVKLADKLYNLRDLNRCTPTGWTEERVQEYFTWSSQVVRGLQGTNSALEQKLQLLFNERGIKI